From the Micromonospora echinofusca genome, the window CAGGAAGATCAGTGCGTTGTAGCCGGTCCACCGCCAGTCGACCATGGTGGAGATGGCCACCCAGGACGCGAACCGGTTCGACTTCCACGCGATCGCGTCGATGCCGACCAGGTCGAGCAGCCAGTTGACCATGCCGAACTCGCGACCGAAGAGCACCCCGAAGACGATCGCGACCGCGGCGGTCGAGGTGATGTTCGGGATCAGCACCGCCATCCGGAACGTCGTGCGGGCCCGCAGCTGCCGGTTGAGCAGGTTGGCCAGCCAGAGCGCGGCCAGCAGCTGCGGGATGGTGGAGATGACGAAGATGCCGAGGGTGTTGACGACCGCGTGCCAGAAGTCGGCGTCGGCCAGCAGCCGGCTGTAGTTCTCCAGCCCGACGAACGGGTGGTTGCTGCCGAGCAGGTCCCAGTCGTGCAGGGAGACCCAGAAGGTGTAGATCAGCGGATACGCCCCGAACACCCCGAAGAGCACGAAGAACGGGGCGATGAACAGGTAGGGCGAGTACTTCGTGTCGAGGCGGCTGAACCGCATCGCCGGCGGGCGCCGGCCGGTGCGGGGCGCCGGTGCGACCGGCGGACGCGCGTCGAGCTGGACGGTCATGCCCGGACCACTCCTTTCCCGGGTGCGGGCGGGACCGGCGCCCCCGGCGCCCGCCCGCCCGCATCCCCGGCTCGGGCTACTTGGCAGCGGCCTTCTTGGCGTTGTTGACCGCGTCCGTCCAGCCCTGGTCGGGCTTGCGCTGACCCAGCTCCACCGTCCGGACGGCGTTCTCGACCTCCGTGCGTACGGCCTGGTTCTTCGGTCCCATGTAGACGGGCTTCAGGGTCTTGGCGCCCTCGCCGAAGATCTGCCCGACGGGGGCGTCGGAGAAGTACGCGTTCTTGGCCTCGACGATCGCCGGGTCGGCCAGCGCCTGCGGCGAGGAGGGCAGCGGGCCCTTGGCCTTGAACGCCCCGATCTGGCCCTTGGCGCTGGTCAGGAACTTCGCCAGCTCGATCGCCTCGGCGCGGTGCTTGCTCTGGGTCGGTACGGCGAGCCACGACCCGCCCCAGTTGCCGCCGTTGCCGGGCACCCGGGCGATGTCCCACTTGCCCTTGGCCTCGGCGCCGGCGTTGCCCTCGATGACACCCGTCATCCAGGCCGGGCAGGCGATGGTGGCGAACTTGGCCTGCTTGAAGGCCGACACCCACTCCTCGGACCAGGAGCCGTACTTGCCGGAGAGGCCGGAGTCGACGATGTCCATCGTGGTGTCCCAGGCCTGGCGCACCGCCGGGTTGCTGTCCACCACCAGGTTGTCGCTGGTGTCGTAGTAGTGGTAGCCCTGCGCGTTGCCCGCCGTCTGGAGCACGATCGTGTTGAAGATGTTGGTCGCGGCGTCCAGGAACGCCGCGCCGGTGTTCTTCGCCTTGAACTGCTCACCGACCTTGATGTAGTCCTGCCAGGTCGGCCAGAGCTTCGAGACCGCCTCGCGGTCGGTGGGCAGGCCGGCCTTGGCGAAGAGGTCCTTGCGGTAGCACATGGCCATGCCGCCGACGTCGGTGCCCAGGCCGATCAGCTTGCCGTCCTTGGTCTTGCCGCCCTCCCACTTCCACTCCAGGAAGTTGCCCTGGAGTTCGGCGCCGCCGTGGTCGAGCAGGTTGACGAAGTTGTCGGGGTTGGCCTTGTACTCGACCATCAACCCCTCTTCGATGGCGACGACGTCGCCCGCGCCCTTGCCGGCGGCGAGCCACTGGGTCAGCTTCGGCGAGTAGTCGTCGAGGTTGGTGCCCGTGCCACGCTCGACGATCTTCACGTTCGGGTGGCTGGCCATGTATTCCTTGTAGAGCTCTTCGTAGCCGAACTGACTGAACACGTCGACGGTCAACGTGATCTTGCCGTCCTCGGCAGGTTCGTCGCCGGCGCAGCCGGCGGTGGCGAGCAGCGCGCCGGCGGCGACGAGGGCCACCGCCGCGAGGCGGCGGCGCGGAAAGACACCCATTTCGGTCGGACCCCTCTCAGGTCGTCTGAGGTGGTGAGGCAGGTGGTGGAGCAGAGCTGAGAGAGCGCTCTCACGACAGGGTGGTGGTTGGGTCCCGCCGGTG encodes:
- a CDS encoding carbohydrate ABC transporter permease, producing the protein MTVQLDARPPVAPAPRTGRRPPAMRFSRLDTKYSPYLFIAPFFVLFGVFGAYPLIYTFWVSLHDWDLLGSNHPFVGLENYSRLLADADFWHAVVNTLGIFVISTIPQLLAALWLANLLNRQLRARTTFRMAVLIPNITSTAAVAIVFGVLFGREFGMVNWLLDLVGIDAIAWKSNRFASWVAISTMVDWRWTGYNALIFLAAMQAIPRDLYESAAIDGAGRARQFWSITVPLLKPTIIFTVIISTIGGLQLFTEPRLFHSGTNPIRGGTLRESQTVTMYMFENAFAPHYNFGYGSAVAWLLFALIAVVAAINVLLLRRLGGAKPPKGDAKSKEGAR
- a CDS encoding ABC transporter substrate-binding protein, which codes for MGVFPRRRLAAVALVAAGALLATAGCAGDEPAEDGKITLTVDVFSQFGYEELYKEYMASHPNVKIVERGTGTNLDDYSPKLTQWLAAGKGAGDVVAIEEGLMVEYKANPDNFVNLLDHGGAELQGNFLEWKWEGGKTKDGKLIGLGTDVGGMAMCYRKDLFAKAGLPTDREAVSKLWPTWQDYIKVGEQFKAKNTGAAFLDAATNIFNTIVLQTAGNAQGYHYYDTSDNLVVDSNPAVRQAWDTTMDIVDSGLSGKYGSWSEEWVSAFKQAKFATIACPAWMTGVIEGNAGAEAKGKWDIARVPGNGGNWGGSWLAVPTQSKHRAEAIELAKFLTSAKGQIGAFKAKGPLPSSPQALADPAIVEAKNAYFSDAPVGQIFGEGAKTLKPVYMGPKNQAVRTEVENAVRTVELGQRKPDQGWTDAVNNAKKAAAK